The following proteins are co-located in the Osmia bicornis bicornis unplaced genomic scaffold, iOsmBic2.1, whole genome shotgun sequence genome:
- the LOC114881351 gene encoding F-box/LRR-repeat protein 15-like translates to MGPYVTTLRLHDRAINIDLSGATIRPPAVRDLIPSAGTLRALSLGHCQGHLDPELAGLFGAATQLLDFEATATEFQGKPLRRIAPSLRTLRLRQCPSLLAEPLADALKQFLSFVNLELAHCDGLTTDLPLQQLISNQHIHQTLEDLRITGVSFDPVMLDPELEDIEVPQDLQAPYVELNIELANAGTSLAEAFPRLRTLHLRFCGWVSNSLIVQIGETSRDLECLDLSGCSNVRGQFALEPIATLPRLREVHVCNLHPSVGIQPLGSLATLEELQCRDSAGITDEDVCEVVQGCPVLSQINVEGCQGVTQQTVVGATEIIRQQGRTKVLSLWVGETGANRFARVRQSLLLCVYFDRAYQPFLQ, encoded by the coding sequence ATGGGACCTTACGTAACCACCTTACGTCTGCATGACCGGGCTATTAACATCGATTTGTCGGGCGCTACGATTCGTCCTCCCGCGGTCCGAGACCTGATTCCGTCCGCTGGAACCCTGCGAGCACTTTCTCTGGGTCATTGTCAAGGGCATCTGGATCCGGAATTGGCCGGGTTGTTCGGAGCGGCGACGCAGCTCCTAGACTTCGAGGCCACCGCCACGGAGTTTCAGGGGAAGCCGCTGCGTCGAATAGCCCCGTCACTCCGTACCCTGCGTTTGCGGCAGTGCCCCTCTTTATTGGCCGAACCGTTGGCCGACGCGTTAAAGCAATTCCTCTCTTTCGTCAACCTTGAACTTGCTCATTGTGATGGCTTGACGACCGATCTGCCTCTTCAGCAGTTGATCTCAAACCAGCATATACATCAAACCTTAGAGGATCTGCGAATTACAGGAGTAAGTTTCGATCCCGTAATGTTGGACCCCGAGTTAGAGGACATAGAGGTTCCACAGGATTTGCAGGCCCCCTACGTGGAACTAAACATCGAGCTAGCTAATGCAGGCACCTCACTGGCGGAAGCCTTCCCACGATTACGCACCCTACACCTACGATTTTGTGGTTGGGTATCGAACTCCCTAATCGTACAAATAGGGGAAACCTCAAGGGACTTGGAATGTTTGGATCTCTCGGGCTGCTCCAACGTGCGAGGCCAGTTTGCCCTGGAGCCGATTGCAACCTTACCGCGGCTGAGAGAAGTGCATGTATGCAACCTACATCCCTCAGTGGGGATTCAGCCATTGGGATCTCTGGCGACTCTCGAAGAGCTCCAGTGTCGAGACTCAGCTGGAATAACGGATGAGGACGTCTGCGAAGTGGTGCAGGGTTGCCCAGTCTTgtcccagatcaatgtagaagGATGTCAGGGAGTGACGCAGCAGACTGTCGTCGGGGCGACAGAAATCATCCGGCAGCAAGGAAGAACAAAGGTCCTAAGTTTGTGGGTTGGCGAGACGGGGGCAAATCGCTTTGCTAGAGTTAGACAGTCGCTTTTACTCTGTGTTTATTTCGACCGGGCATATCAACCGTTTTTGCAGTGA
- the LOC123989278 gene encoding uncharacterized protein LOC123989278: MGNTSRRPKLTVHTRRYSKKRACGERKRRLALQNTANCKEIIEETTNKLFEIEETNNVEDRINIEGTNSENEELMIHKAATNEPEEQFCITNGFSIVDMQHIFAVAVIRRIFADAEGNSLNRNHYYYYQVQGQLHVTDFRRKDSREEVFWSEASVGL, encoded by the exons ATGGGAAATACAAGTCGACGGCCAAAATTAACAGTTCATACGAGAAGATACTCGAAAAAAAGAGCATGCGGCGAAAGAAAGCGGCGATTAGCCCTTCAGAATACGGCAAATTGTAAAGAAATTATTGAAGAAACGACGaataaattgtttgaaattgaagaaacaaacaatgtaGAAGATAGGATAAATATTGAAGGCACAAATTCAGAAAATGAGGAATTGATGATACATAAAGCTGCAACGAACGAGCCTGAAGAACAATTCTGTATAACAAATGGCTTCAGTATTGTGGACATGCAGCACATTTTTGCTGTTGCAGTTATTCGGCGTATATTTGCAGACGCAGAAGGAAATTCATTGAACAGGAACCACTACTATTACTACCAAGTACAAGGACAATTACATGTCACAG ATTTTCGAAGAAAGGATTCCCGAGAGGAGGTTTTTTGGAGCGAAGCGAGCGTAGGActctaa